A part of Helicobacter himalayensis genomic DNA contains:
- a CDS encoding toxin, whose amino-acid sequence MQRLFIALLLVLNVYGEGPEIPDLEEFTPPVSIRSAYSGDIVGFGEDRNWVLRDIPLTDDMLRDDPFKDFHLGAVQFVQLGTQDTCLAIDESGFFTRKSCQKDLESKKYETLYTIIPTTTPAVQIRSFVLEKNECMTVFNNPTLPSGRGIGIRPCDVDSSIPFVDLSNLFLLNPPIRQALLINP is encoded by the coding sequence ATGCAAAGATTATTTATAGCTTTATTACTGGTGCTTAATGTTTATGGGGAAGGTCCTGAGATTCCAGATCTTGAGGAATTCACACCGCCTGTTTCTATAAGAAGTGCGTATTCTGGGGATATTGTAGGATTTGGAGAGGATAGGAATTGGGTATTGCGTGATATTCCTTTAACCGATGATATGCTAAGAGATGACCCTTTTAAGGATTTTCATTTAGGGGCTGTGCAGTTTGTCCAGCTTGGAACGCAAGATACTTGTTTGGCGATTGATGAGAGTGGGTTTTTTACGCGTAAATCTTGTCAAAAGGATTTGGAATCTAAAAAATACGAAACCCTTTATACGATTATCCCAACAACCACTCCAGCAGTGCAAATCCGCTCCTTCGTGCTTGAAAAAAATGAGTGTATGACTGTGTTTAATAATCCTACGCTTCCAAGTGGTAGAGGCATAGGGATACGCCCTTGTGATGTGGATAGTAGTATTCCTTTTGTGGATTTGAGTAATTTGTTTTTGCTTAATCCACCAATCCGCCAAGCACTTTTGATTAATCCTTAA
- a CDS encoding RICIN domain-containing protein, producing the protein MYKVFILLMVLLFVGCAKSLDLGIGKYPTPPVKSKKADAQKRVSLVQGPDLSQKLMPPSTKAKGQQKYKQYTRMPLLGSSGLSGVASDSLSIMSPEGGVLTLWALNVGNWVWGYSLIDSLDFGEARIWRIFTKANGSVAIQNIKQNTCLSAYKNGVIHSYCNMDDPSQLWTFNLFDNQAVQIQNVATKQCLQTPNNQATRFFSIFLTDCVRSNTLNSDQQWFIIAPPVNAGLVFSIENN; encoded by the coding sequence ATGTATAAGGTTTTTATCCTTTTAATGGTGTTATTGTTTGTGGGCTGTGCAAAAAGCTTAGATTTAGGGATTGGCAAATACCCAACCCCACCTGTTAAATCTAAAAAAGCTGATGCTCAAAAGCGAGTAAGCTTAGTGCAAGGACCTGATTTATCTCAAAAATTAATGCCTCCAAGCACCAAAGCAAAAGGGCAACAAAAATACAAACAATATACAAGAATGCCTTTGTTAGGAAGTAGCGGACTTAGTGGTGTAGCTTCTGATTCTTTGTCTATTATGAGTCCAGAAGGTGGCGTACTAACGCTTTGGGCATTAAATGTCGGGAATTGGGTTTGGGGCTATTCCCTGATAGATAGTCTTGACTTTGGTGAGGCTAGGATTTGGCGGATTTTTACTAAAGCAAATGGAAGTGTTGCTATCCAAAATATCAAACAAAACACTTGTTTGAGCGCGTATAAAAATGGAGTGATTCACTCTTATTGCAATATGGACGATCCTAGTCAATTATGGACTTTTAATCTTTTTGATAATCAAGCCGTGCAAATTCAAAATGTCGCAACCAAGCAGTGTTTGCAAACACCAAACAATCAAGCAACAAGATTTTTTAGTATTTTTTTAACAGATTGTGTGCGCTCAAATACGCTAAATAGCGACCAACAATGGTTTATTATCGCGCCTCCTGTTAATGCGGGGCTAGTCTTTAGCATAGAGAATAATTAA
- a CDS encoding cytolethal distending toxin subunit B family protein, translating to MKIFMLMLLSFVLLFGKIEDYIIGTWNLQGSSASTENKWNVSVRQLITGDNPVDILMVQEAGSVPASARPTGRAIQPGGTPIQEYIWDLGTRSRPRMVYIYYANIDVGARRVNLAIVSGSQADEVFVISQNTVAPNVSRPVIGIRVGNDAFFNIHALASGGGDATALVTAVHDNFLNRTNLNWIIAGDFNRDPASLLAGLDTRITNHTHIVTQNSATHFSGTGANRILDYAVVGRSSPDARARFAPPAITALLMATSVRSHLSSDHFPVRFGKF from the coding sequence ATGAAAATTTTTATGTTAATGCTTTTAAGTTTTGTCCTACTTTTTGGGAAGATTGAGGATTATATTATTGGGACTTGGAATCTGCAAGGTTCTTCAGCAAGCACAGAAAATAAATGGAATGTTAGTGTTAGGCAGCTTATCACAGGAGATAATCCTGTGGATATTTTAATGGTGCAAGAAGCAGGAAGCGTTCCAGCAAGTGCTAGACCTACTGGTAGAGCTATACAGCCCGGTGGAACGCCCATACAAGAATACATCTGGGATTTGGGGACGCGTTCAAGACCAAGAATGGTTTATATTTATTATGCAAATATTGATGTTGGGGCTAGAAGGGTGAATCTAGCCATTGTAAGCGGAAGTCAGGCTGACGAGGTTTTTGTCATCTCTCAAAATACGGTTGCACCAAATGTTTCGCGTCCTGTTATTGGGATTAGAGTCGGAAATGATGCGTTTTTTAATATCCATGCTCTTGCAAGTGGTGGAGGAGATGCCACGGCTTTAGTTACAGCTGTGCATGATAATTTTCTTAACCGCACGAATCTTAATTGGATAATTGCTGGGGATTTTAACCGTGACCCTGCGAGCTTATTGGCAGGGCTTGATACAAGGATTACAAATCACACGCATATTGTTACGCAAAACTCTGCGACACATTTTAGCGGAACAGGTGCAAATAGGATTCTAGATTATGCTGTGGTTGGAAGAAGTTCCCCAGATGCAAGAGCGCGTTTTGCCCCACCTGCTATTACTGCATTATTAATGGCTACTAGTGTGCGCTCACATTTATCTTCAGACCATTTTCCTGTGCGTTTTGGTAAATTTTAG
- a CDS encoding DedA family protein, with amino-acid sequence MLDSLDTWGYLLLFAYCLYGGYVGLIAAATMSSLGKMDITLCVLIAFVANTIGSSLTAYLARHYKKEILPFFSKYSRQMALAQIWIKRYGKISIFISKYIHIVRFIIPLSIGISRYNFRNFLLQNMFACLLWAIVVGFSTFFASNLVLEILEKLDLNPFVFPMIILIWIGFVVLLTSRLSRKIKKNI; translated from the coding sequence GTGTTGGATAGTTTAGACACTTGGGGCTATTTGCTCCTTTTTGCATACTGCCTTTATGGTGGGTATGTGGGGCTTATAGCTGCTGCGACGATGAGCTCACTTGGGAAGATGGATATTACTCTTTGTGTGCTTATCGCCTTTGTGGCAAATACCATTGGAAGCTCTCTTACAGCCTATCTTGCGCGTCATTATAAAAAAGAGATTCTGCCTTTTTTCTCAAAATATTCGCGTCAAATGGCACTCGCACAAATTTGGATTAAAAGATATGGCAAAATAAGCATTTTTATTAGCAAATATATCCATATTGTGCGCTTTATCATTCCTCTAAGCATTGGCATTAGTCGCTATAATTTTAGAAATTTTCTTTTGCAAAATATGTTCGCGTGCTTGCTGTGGGCTATTGTGGTCGGCTTTAGCACATTTTTTGCAAGCAATCTTGTTTTAGAGATTTTGGAGAAACTTGACCTTAATCCGTTTGTGTTTCCTATGATTATTCTTATATGGATTGGTTTTGTTGTGCTTTTGACAAGTAGATTAAGTAGGAAGATAAAGAAAAATATTTAA
- the ileS gene encoding isoleucine--tRNA ligase produces MDYKDTLILPNTPFPMRGNLTQNEPKLYAQWQANHLYKDIKARNASAKISFNLHDGPPYANGHLHIGHALNKILKDMVVKYHFFAGENIAYVPGWDCHGLPIEQKVEEKITKAKKDTLPKTKIRALCREWAGDFVKIQSEEFQALGVLGDFENPYKTMDFAFEAQIYRSLCEIAKKGLLTQRSKPIYWSWACESALADAEVEYQDKVSDSIFVKFDLQENTKSALGIDNALSAGLVIWTTTPWTLPANVGIAINPNETYVLCQNGAIVAKSLFERLDSELNLGMIVKEFSAQSLENLKAKNPLNGRDSVIILGEHVSLNDGTGAVHTAPGHGEEDYYIGLKYGLEVIMPVDDKGCFSPLVENLGLLPNAREFIGVQVFKAQSRILELLGANLLKASKITHSYPHCWRSHQPVIYRATTQWFIMMDTSFFEGKTLREIALQELKNVRFYPESGRNRIEGMIQNRPDWCISRQRDWGVPIAFFTDTRDDSVLLDTEVLDFVAQIFEKEGCDAWWEKEVKDLLPPNFAHLAEFLQKGKHILDVWFDSGSTWNAVLQSGNYDAGACPASMYLEGSDQHRGWFQSSLLLSCAINHKAPYETLLTHGFTMDGNGEKMSKSKGNTIAPQEVLKTHGSEILRLWVAMSDYQNDQRISGEILNQTAEQYKKIRNTLRFLLANTEGLQSLAPLDSALDVAVLKIAEQECQNAIKLFGEYEFAKAFSVLMNFLSTTLSGIYMDLCKDSLYCDSVTSARRLSIQTTMALICKKVLFAIAPTLTYTAYEAFSYASEVIKEGGKDIFSLQNCDIFSQATITKRALDSYNELNFKRLLRVREKFGEVLDSLKKEKRVKNSLELCILSTKQDEFSELKNWLIVSEQGHISEQGDREVLGKFSIEGAEVGESSNCEFVLTYANGEKCPRCWQFVSSSIEKPCARCESCLESL; encoded by the coding sequence ATGGATTACAAAGACACTCTTATTTTACCAAATACGCCTTTTCCTATGCGTGGGAATCTCACACAAAATGAGCCAAAACTCTATGCACAATGGCAGGCAAATCATCTCTACAAAGATATAAAGGCGCGCAATGCAAGCGCTAAAATAAGCTTTAACCTCCACGATGGTCCGCCTTATGCAAACGGACATTTACACATCGGGCACGCGTTAAATAAAATCCTAAAAGATATGGTGGTGAAATATCATTTTTTTGCAGGTGAAAATATCGCGTATGTACCCGGCTGGGACTGCCACGGATTGCCCATAGAGCAAAAAGTTGAGGAAAAAATCACAAAGGCAAAAAAAGACACACTTCCAAAAACAAAGATTAGAGCGCTTTGTCGTGAGTGGGCGGGGGATTTTGTCAAGATTCAAAGTGAGGAATTTCAAGCGCTTGGAGTGCTTGGAGATTTTGAGAATCCTTATAAAACAATGGATTTTGCCTTTGAAGCGCAGATTTATCGCTCACTTTGTGAGATTGCTAAAAAAGGACTGCTCACACAGCGTTCAAAGCCCATTTATTGGAGCTGGGCGTGTGAGAGCGCGCTTGCAGATGCGGAAGTGGAGTATCAAGATAAGGTTTCAGATTCTATTTTTGTGAAGTTTGATTTGCAAGAAAATACAAAAAGTGCGCTTGGTATTGATAATGCGCTGAGCGCTGGGCTTGTGATTTGGACGACTACACCTTGGACGCTTCCTGCAAATGTCGGCATTGCTATAAACCCAAATGAGACTTATGTGCTTTGTCAAAATGGCGCGATTGTGGCAAAAAGCCTTTTTGAAAGGCTAGATTCTGAACTAAACTTAGGTATGATTGTGAAAGAATTTAGCGCGCAGAGTTTGGAAAATCTTAAGGCAAAAAATCCGCTTAATGGGCGGGATTCTGTAATTATTTTGGGTGAGCATGTGAGCCTAAATGACGGCACAGGAGCGGTGCATACAGCACCCGGACACGGCGAAGAGGATTATTATATCGGGCTAAAGTATGGTTTGGAAGTGATTATGCCTGTTGATGACAAGGGCTGTTTTTCGCCACTTGTGGAGAATCTAGGGCTTTTGCCAAATGCAAGAGAATTTATCGGCGTGCAAGTCTTTAAGGCGCAGTCGCGCATTTTGGAGCTTTTGGGGGCAAATCTTTTGAAAGCGAGCAAAATCACGCATTCCTACCCGCATTGCTGGCGCTCACATCAACCTGTGATTTATCGCGCGACCACGCAGTGGTTTATTATGATGGATACGTCGTTTTTTGAGGGCAAGACTTTGCGTGAGATTGCGTTGCAGGAGCTTAAGAATGTGAGATTTTATCCAGAATCTGGGCGCAACAGGATTGAGGGAATGATACAAAATCGCCCTGATTGGTGCATTTCACGCCAACGCGATTGGGGTGTGCCGATAGCGTTTTTTACCGATACGCGTGATGATTCTGTGTTATTAGATACTGAAGTGCTTGATTTTGTGGCGCAGATTTTTGAAAAAGAGGGCTGTGATGCGTGGTGGGAAAAGGAAGTCAAAGATTTACTTCCGCCAAACTTTGCCCACCTCGCGGAGTTTTTGCAAAAAGGCAAGCATATTTTAGATGTGTGGTTTGATAGCGGTAGCACTTGGAATGCTGTGTTGCAAAGTGGGAATTATGATGCGGGCGCGTGTCCTGCGAGTATGTATTTAGAAGGGAGCGACCAGCACAGAGGGTGGTTTCAAAGCTCACTTTTGCTAAGTTGCGCGATAAATCACAAAGCCCCATATGAGACGCTTTTGACGCACGGATTCACAATGGATGGTAATGGGGAGAAAATGAGCAAGTCAAAAGGCAATACAATTGCTCCGCAAGAAGTGCTAAAAACGCACGGGAGCGAGATTCTGCGTCTTTGGGTGGCGATGAGCGATTATCAAAACGACCAAAGAATCTCTGGCGAGATTCTCAACCAAACTGCCGAGCAGTATAAAAAAATCCGCAATACCCTGCGCTTTTTGCTTGCCAATACTGAGGGCTTGCAAAGCCTCGCCCCGCTAGATAGCGCGCTTGATGTGGCGGTGCTAAAAATCGCGGAGCAAGAATGCCAAAACGCAATAAAACTTTTTGGCGAATATGAGTTTGCTAAAGCTTTTAGTGTGTTGATGAATTTTTTAAGCACGACTTTGAGCGGAATTTATATGGATCTATGCAAGGATAGTCTGTATTGTGATAGTGTAACTTCTGCGCGCAGGCTTAGCATACAAACTACAATGGCATTAATTTGCAAAAAAGTTCTTTTTGCAATCGCGCCGACACTCACTTATACCGCATATGAGGCGTTTTCATACGCAAGCGAAGTGATAAAAGAGGGCGGAAAAGATATTTTTTCTTTGCAAAATTGTGATATTTTTTCTCAAGCCACAATCACTAAGCGCGCGCTAGATTCTTACAATGAGCTTAATTTTAAGCGTTTATTGCGCGTGAGGGAGAAGTTTGGAGAGGTGCTAGATTCTCTTAAGAAGGAAAAAAGGGTGAAAAATTCCCTTGAGCTTTGCATTCTAAGCACAAAGCAAGATGAATTTAGCGAGCTTAAAAATTGGCTGATTGTAAGTGAGCAGGGGCATATAAGTGAGCAAGGAGATAGAGAGGTGCTTGGGAAGTTTAGCATTGAAGGCGCTGAGGTTGGGGAATCTAGCAATTGTGAATTTGTGCTTACATACGCAAATGGGGAGAAATGCCCGCGTTGCTGGCAGTTTGTCTCTAGCTCGATAGAGAAACCCTGCGCGCGCTGTGAATCCTGTCTTGAAAGTTTATAA
- the argB gene encoding acetylglutamate kinase, producing MQNLSTFKAHTKVVQTLLESIPFIREFRGNVIVIKYGGAAQITPKLKESFALDLVLLYMVGIKPVIVHGGGKRIDSMIAKLGIESEFKDGYRITSKECMNIVEMVLSGEINKELSAFLNLHGAQAVGLSGKDSAMLKARPKDNGTFGYTGEITEVDTRLLENLLNEGFLPVVAPIAMSEDSIGLNINADIAACEIAKALKAQKVIFLTDTTGVLDSQGKLMSSLNPQSIAKLKKERVISGGMIPKLEACISCVESSVQKAHIIDGRIEHSLLLELFTNQGIGTQITK from the coding sequence ATGCAAAATCTTTCCACTTTTAAGGCTCATACAAAAGTCGTGCAAACACTTTTAGAATCTATCCCTTTTATACGCGAATTTCGTGGGAATGTGATTGTTATCAAATATGGCGGTGCGGCGCAGATTACGCCAAAATTAAAAGAGAGTTTTGCGCTTGATTTGGTGCTTTTGTATATGGTTGGCATAAAGCCTGTCATCGTGCATGGCGGGGGAAAGAGGATAGATTCTATGATTGCAAAATTAGGCATAGAATCTGAATTTAAAGATGGCTATCGCATAACGAGCAAGGAATGTATGAATATCGTAGAAATGGTGCTAAGCGGGGAAATCAACAAGGAGCTAAGTGCGTTTTTAAATCTCCATGGTGCGCAGGCTGTGGGCTTAAGCGGGAAAGATAGCGCAATGCTAAAAGCGCGCCCAAAAGATAATGGCACTTTTGGTTACACCGGCGAGATTACTGAAGTTGATACAAGGCTTTTAGAAAATCTTTTGAATGAAGGATTTTTGCCTGTGGTTGCGCCAATTGCGATGAGTGAAGATTCTATTGGGCTTAATATCAATGCAGACATTGCTGCGTGCGAGATTGCCAAAGCGCTCAAAGCACAAAAAGTGATTTTTCTAACAGACACCACCGGCGTGCTAGATTCTCAAGGCAAGCTTATGAGCTCGCTTAATCCCCAAAGCATTGCAAAGCTCAAAAAAGAAAGGGTCATTAGTGGCGGTATGATACCAAAACTAGAGGCTTGTATCTCGTGCGTGGAATCTAGCGTGCAAAAAGCCCACATCATCGATGGAAGGATTGAGCATTCCCTCCTTTTAGAGCTTTTCACCAATCAAGGCATAGGTACACAAATCACCAAATAA
- a CDS encoding vWA domain-containing protein → MIFNTPLAFLVILPFVVLFLFARFVPKLVANAQMMRAKKSVKFVECLKILGTICLICALAEPNIILSEFSFPKMQSQIALVLDTSHSMDMNDFGNINDFEDPKTLHNQSTQSPNRLEVLKRVSKKFIAKNPYDSILLVPFGEHSLMLNPLSSDRAYLSALIDSLSLGMAGGKTAINDALARTIFALSVPTHPNAQKSIILLTDGFDTDSKMKTSELLNLALEKNVRIFTISIGEGADLTSLEYIAKTSGGRAYLATDSKSLDSIFDAIGEIIPHSVVVPYSYSLQIFFIMLGIVFLLVYWWLKYGFVSGILGIFASVKNFFLHKNLKALLDFRIFAFLAFICFCTACALCLTQSNLPKSSNAVFVLDVSKSMLAKDLYPTRLKFATTKLAKILKNHKLCSSIIIFSQSAYLLSPFSCDFSTQALLLENLSLPYGEHLEFDLNALDNGASNVDLALEMAKFYGEKIVLLSDGDFATPKGLDSTQGALLWLFASMQGDVIEFENTLIKDSQNKVVVSAPKDFALSGYKAHLWERVQASLDESDESAILTFLKNTQDFSFLYKNTHSLLFLSLGLFALFIAFWRAKL, encoded by the coding sequence ATGATTTTTAATACACCCTTAGCCTTTCTTGTTATTTTGCCTTTTGTGGTGTTGTTTTTGTTTGCGCGTTTTGTGCCAAAGCTCGTGGCGAACGCACAGATGATGCGCGCAAAAAAAAGTGTGAAATTTGTAGAATGCTTGAAGATTCTGGGCACGATTTGCCTTATTTGCGCGCTTGCAGAGCCAAATATTATTTTGAGTGAATTTTCTTTTCCTAAAATGCAAAGTCAAATCGCGCTCGTGCTTGATACGAGCCATTCTATGGATATGAACGACTTTGGGAACATCAACGACTTTGAAGATCCAAAAACTTTGCATAATCAAAGCACGCAGAGCCCAAATCGCCTTGAGGTGCTTAAGCGTGTGAGTAAAAAATTTATCGCTAAAAATCCCTATGATAGTATTTTGCTTGTACCTTTTGGTGAGCATAGCCTTATGCTAAATCCACTAAGTAGCGATAGAGCGTATTTAAGCGCGCTTATTGATAGTCTAAGTCTTGGTATGGCTGGGGGTAAAACAGCGATAAATGACGCATTGGCGCGCACAATTTTTGCGCTAAGTGTGCCCACGCACCCAAATGCGCAAAAAAGCATTATTTTGCTTACCGATGGCTTTGATACGGATTCAAAGATGAAAACAAGCGAGCTGCTTAACTTGGCACTTGAGAAAAATGTGAGAATCTTTACTATCAGTATTGGCGAGGGCGCGGATTTGACAAGCTTAGAATATATCGCAAAAACAAGCGGTGGGCGCGCGTATTTAGCAACAGATTCTAAAAGTTTGGATTCTATTTTTGATGCCATTGGCGAGATTATCCCACATAGCGTAGTCGTGCCTTACAGCTACTCGTTGCAGATTTTTTTTATTATGCTTGGAATTGTGTTTTTGCTTGTGTATTGGTGGCTTAAATATGGCTTTGTGAGTGGGATTTTAGGGATTTTTGCAAGTGTGAAAAACTTTTTTTTACACAAAAATTTAAAAGCGCTCTTGGATTTTAGAATCTTTGCTTTTCTCGCATTTATCTGCTTTTGCACGGCGTGCGCGCTTTGCTTGACACAGAGTAATTTACCAAAGAGTTCAAATGCAGTTTTTGTACTTGATGTTTCAAAATCAATGCTTGCAAAAGACCTTTATCCCACGCGCTTGAAATTTGCCACCACAAAGCTTGCGAAGATTCTTAAAAACCATAAGCTGTGCTCTAGTATCATTATTTTTTCACAAAGCGCATATTTGCTTTCCCCTTTTAGCTGTGATTTTAGCACGCAGGCACTGCTTTTGGAAAATCTCTCTTTGCCTTATGGGGAGCATTTGGAGTTTGATTTAAACGCGCTTGATAATGGTGCTAGCAATGTGGATTTAGCACTTGAGATGGCAAAATTTTATGGAGAAAAAATTGTGCTTTTAAGTGATGGCGATTTTGCCACACCAAAAGGGCTAGATTCTACGCAAGGTGCTTTGTTATGGCTGTTTGCAAGTATGCAAGGAGATGTGATTGAGTTTGAAAACACACTCATTAAAGATTCTCAAAATAAGGTGGTGGTAAGCGCGCCAAAGGATTTCGCGCTTTCTGGTTATAAGGCGCATTTATGGGAGCGCGTGCAGGCAAGTTTAGATGAAAGCGATGAAAGCGCTATTTTGACGTTTCTTAAAAACACGCAGGATTTTTCGTTTTTGTATAAAAATACACATTCTTTGCTTTTTTTGTCTTTAGGATTATTTGCACTTTTTATCGCCTTTTGGCGTGCGAAGCTTTGA
- a CDS encoding D-2-hydroxyacid dehydrogenase, whose amino-acid sequence MKANIVFLDSQTLGECDLSVFESLGNFTHYPVTSPNEVIKRAKDAQIVLTNKVVLDSQILENLPNLKLICIVATGMNNVDLECASAKGIVVKNVAGYSTNAVAQHTLMLALSFLGNLPYYERYCKNGEWVKSQTFTHIKNPLLELDCLQWGIIGLGSIGERVAGLASAFGAKVSYFSTSGKNSNATYPQKNLEELLSTSDVISIHAPLNPATKNLLNAENLKLLKKRAILLNMGRGGIVNEEDIAKELESRELYFGADVLENEPMKPNHPLLNPKIAHKILLTPHIAWAYDKARVRLIDGVVANIKSLGI is encoded by the coding sequence ATGAAAGCAAATATCGTGTTTTTGGATTCTCAAACGCTTGGGGAATGCGATTTGAGTGTGTTTGAGAGTTTGGGGAATTTTACACATTATCCTGTAACAAGTCCAAATGAAGTCATAAAGCGCGCAAAGGACGCACAAATCGTGCTGACAAATAAAGTCGTGCTAGATTCTCAAATTTTAGAAAATCTTCCCAATCTAAAACTTATTTGTATCGTGGCTACGGGTATGAATAATGTAGATTTAGAATGCGCAAGCGCAAAAGGCATTGTGGTAAAAAATGTCGCGGGCTATTCTACAAATGCTGTGGCGCAACACACGCTAATGCTAGCTCTTAGCTTTTTGGGGAATCTGCCTTATTATGAGCGCTATTGCAAAAATGGCGAATGGGTGAAAAGTCAAACTTTCACGCATATAAAAAACCCGCTTTTAGAGCTTGATTGCTTGCAGTGGGGGATTATTGGGCTAGGGAGCATTGGTGAGCGCGTAGCAGGGCTAGCAAGTGCCTTTGGCGCGAAAGTAAGCTACTTTTCAACCAGCGGGAAAAATAGCAATGCCACCTATCCGCAAAAAAACTTAGAGGAGCTTTTAAGCACAAGCGATGTGATTTCTATCCACGCACCACTTAATCCCGCGACAAAAAATCTGCTAAATGCTGAGAATCTAAAGCTTCTCAAAAAGCGTGCAATTTTGCTAAATATGGGACGTGGGGGCATTGTGAATGAGGAGGATATTGCAAAAGAGTTGGAATCTAGGGAGCTTTATTTTGGTGCAGATGTGCTAGAAAACGAGCCTATGAAGCCAAACCACCCGCTTTTGAATCCTAAAATCGCGCATAAAATCTTACTCACACCACATATCGCTTGGGCGTATGACAAAGCGCGAGTAAGGCTTATTGATGGTGTTGTGGCAAATATTAAGAGTCTTGGAATCTAA